One Lysinibacillus sp. OF-1 DNA segment encodes these proteins:
- a CDS encoding response regulator, whose protein sequence is MIRAVLIDNEPLALHYFQNKLHAFQQIQVIQTFTSVEVFLNELPNLEFEVIFLEVKLQELSGLEVADIIKTERPQVSVIFITSYHEFALQAYEIGGLDYLLKPISPARLEKTVARIEHEYSIQQMLQQATQTVLNVQCFDQFAVYSNNSLVAFKTEKTKELFAYFILHPNIPIHRDYLIEILWPDLDYVRAKSNLHTALSYLRKTLNMIGYENCIVFSNKYYIFEKPTIVCDLYDFQKLHEDFSRLEFPSISLINQCLSIYKNGLFVFDDYEWSTAAKDRLTKSYIELLEKGFQTTFLSDTEKALEFLHALFDYDPYNEQKLEHYLYTLTQAGLHEQAYKIFQTYKQKLQEDLALTPSATLLEISQKLFVQYK, encoded by the coding sequence ATGATTCGAGCCGTTTTAATAGACAATGAACCTTTAGCTTTACACTATTTTCAAAATAAACTACATGCCTTTCAACAAATACAGGTTATTCAAACCTTTACAAGTGTCGAAGTTTTTCTGAATGAGCTGCCTAATTTAGAGTTTGAGGTTATCTTTTTAGAGGTAAAACTCCAAGAATTATCTGGACTTGAAGTAGCTGATATTATCAAAACGGAACGTCCACAAGTGAGCGTAATTTTTATTACCTCCTATCATGAATTTGCGTTACAAGCCTATGAGATTGGTGGTCTGGACTATTTATTAAAGCCTATCAGTCCTGCTCGTTTAGAAAAAACGGTAGCTCGCATTGAGCATGAATATTCTATCCAGCAAATGCTTCAGCAAGCTACGCAAACTGTGTTAAACGTACAATGCTTTGATCAATTCGCAGTCTATAGCAATAATAGCTTAGTGGCTTTTAAAACAGAAAAGACGAAGGAATTATTTGCTTACTTTATTTTGCACCCAAACATACCGATTCATCGGGATTACTTAATTGAAATTCTATGGCCAGATTTAGACTATGTACGAGCTAAATCTAATCTCCATACCGCTCTTTCTTATTTAAGAAAGACTTTGAATATGATCGGCTATGAAAACTGTATCGTCTTTTCAAATAAATACTATATCTTTGAGAAACCAACTATTGTGTGTGATCTATATGATTTTCAAAAACTTCATGAAGATTTTTCACGCTTGGAGTTTCCCTCCATATCTTTGATTAATCAATGTCTTTCTATTTATAAAAATGGCCTCTTTGTATTCGATGATTATGAGTGGTCAACTGCCGCTAAAGATAGATTAACGAAATCATACATAGAGTTATTAGAGAAGGGGTTTCAAACAACGTTTCTTTCTGATACTGAGAAGGCTCTTGAATTTCTACATGCTTTATTTGATTATGACCCTTACAATGAACAAAAGCTTGAACATTATTTATACACGTTGACTCAGGCAGGGCTTCACGAACAAGCTTATAAAATTTTTCAAACATATAAACAAAAGCTTCAGGAAGATTTAGCACTGACACCAAGTGCTACCTTATTAGAGATCTCCCAAAAATTATTTGTTCAATATAAATAA
- a CDS encoding hemolysin family protein has product MAAFALLIIMTGFFVATEFAIVKVRSTRIDQLLAEGHKKAKNAKRVVSDLDEYLSACQLGITITALGLGWLGEPTFEIILHPVFEFLNLNGSITSILSFILAFSIVTFMHVVIGELAPKTLAIQKAEFVTLNLSGPLILFHNITYPIIKLLNGSARGLTGLFGLKMMSESEVAHTEEELRMILSDSLKGGEINNSEYEYVNSIFEFSDRLAKEIMVPRTEIVGIEKELTIKEVFDLMGVEQYTRYPILDGDKDHIIGLVNMKHLLTAYIKDSKNGDKPVMDYMQPIIRVMETTQINDLLLKIQRERIHMAILMDEYGGTSGLVTIEDIIEEIVGDIQDEFDEDEIPEVQEIAENHFILNAKMLLENVNDILGTDIEDDDIDTIGGWFMTKRFDAVEGDSIQEQGFEFIAKELDGHHILYLEVLKLPESDLSNEFDAVMD; this is encoded by the coding sequence TTGGCGGCATTCGCCCTACTAATTATAATGACAGGATTTTTCGTTGCAACTGAATTTGCAATCGTAAAAGTGAGATCTACCCGCATTGATCAATTGCTCGCAGAAGGGCATAAGAAAGCGAAAAATGCAAAACGAGTTGTTTCAGATTTAGATGAGTATTTATCTGCGTGTCAGTTAGGTATTACCATCACTGCACTTGGTTTAGGTTGGTTAGGTGAACCTACATTCGAAATCATTTTGCACCCAGTGTTTGAATTTCTAAATTTGAATGGTAGTATTACATCTATCCTTTCATTCATACTTGCATTCTCAATCGTAACGTTTATGCATGTTGTTATTGGGGAGTTGGCGCCAAAAACATTAGCCATCCAAAAAGCAGAATTTGTCACATTAAACTTATCTGGCCCATTAATTTTATTCCACAATATTACGTATCCAATCATTAAGTTATTAAACGGATCTGCCCGTGGTTTAACTGGTCTTTTCGGCTTAAAAATGATGTCAGAATCAGAAGTAGCCCATACAGAGGAAGAGCTGCGAATGATTTTATCGGATAGTTTAAAAGGTGGAGAAATTAATAACTCAGAATATGAATATGTTAACAGTATTTTTGAGTTCTCAGATCGTCTTGCAAAAGAAATTATGGTTCCTCGGACTGAAATTGTCGGCATTGAAAAAGAGCTAACAATTAAAGAAGTGTTCGATTTAATGGGTGTCGAGCAGTATACTCGTTATCCAATTCTTGATGGAGATAAAGACCATATTATCGGCTTAGTCAACATGAAGCATTTGTTAACCGCTTACATTAAAGACTCCAAAAATGGTGATAAGCCTGTTATGGACTATATGCAACCGATTATTCGAGTGATGGAAACAACGCAAATTAACGATTTGTTACTAAAAATTCAACGTGAACGTATTCATATGGCCATTTTAATGGATGAATATGGCGGAACATCTGGTCTAGTGACGATTGAAGATATTATTGAGGAAATTGTCGGCGATATTCAAGACGAATTCGATGAAGATGAAATCCCAGAAGTACAGGAAATTGCAGAAAATCATTTTATTTTAAATGCTAAGATGCTTCTTGAAAATGTAAATGATATACTAGGTACTGACATAGAAGATGATGATATTGATACGATCGGCGGTTGGTTCATGACGAAGCGTTTTGATGCAGTCGAAGGAGACAGTATTCAGGAGCAAGGTTTTGAATTTATCGCAAAAGAATTAGATGGGCACCATATTTTATACTTAGAAGTTCTGAAATTACCTGAAAGTGATTTATCAAATGAATTTGACGCAGTCATGGACTGA
- a CDS encoding helix-turn-helix transcriptional regulator translates to MKLERLLTMTMILINRKKVKAQELAELFNVSVRTIYRDIETLSCAGIPVISQQGVNGGIHLMEGYRVDKQVLTKDELISLSTAIKSALITYEDSHAEAVLEKLTCIADDQVKQSMDHLFVDFSPWGPNVLFKEHMTTLKNAIESMHCVSFYYSTTHGEQTSRIVEPHTIVQKGKTWYLYAYCTLRKDFRLFKLARIKNLLQEETIFERKEVNLSELPWGKKWHQPQNVVNLVIFFDKAITTLVEESFGAEYIDHEQSIINIAIPEDEWLYGFLLSFGHRIKIIEPLYIRDIIQKRAQEIVLLYKNQDN, encoded by the coding sequence ATGAAATTAGAACGTCTGCTAACAATGACGATGATTTTAATCAATCGAAAAAAAGTTAAGGCACAAGAACTAGCGGAGCTATTTAATGTATCCGTTCGGACGATTTATCGAGATATTGAAACACTTAGCTGTGCAGGTATCCCTGTTATTAGTCAACAAGGTGTGAATGGTGGCATTCATTTAATGGAGGGTTACCGTGTTGATAAACAAGTGTTGACGAAGGATGAGCTTATTTCACTTTCTACAGCTATTAAAAGTGCCTTGATTACCTATGAGGATTCGCACGCTGAAGCAGTTCTTGAAAAATTAACATGTATTGCTGATGACCAGGTCAAACAATCTATGGATCACCTTTTTGTAGATTTTAGTCCTTGGGGGCCGAACGTTCTTTTTAAAGAGCATATGACGACATTAAAGAATGCAATAGAGAGCATGCATTGTGTAAGCTTTTACTATTCTACTACGCATGGTGAACAAACAAGTCGGATAGTTGAACCTCATACAATTGTTCAGAAAGGAAAGACCTGGTATTTATATGCCTATTGCACATTAAGAAAGGACTTTCGTTTATTTAAACTTGCGAGAATCAAGAATTTATTGCAAGAGGAGACTATCTTTGAGCGTAAGGAAGTGAATTTAAGTGAGCTGCCATGGGGGAAAAAATGGCATCAACCACAAAACGTCGTCAATTTAGTTATTTTTTTTGATAAAGCCATCACAACATTGGTGGAGGAATCTTTTGGAGCAGAGTATATAGATCATGAGCAGTCTATCATTAATATTGCCATACCAGAGGATGAATGGCTTTATGGCTTCTTGCTTAGCTTTGGTCATCGTATAAAAATCATAGAACCGCTATATATAAGAGATATTATCCAAAAACGCGCACAAGAAATTGTCCTTTTATATAAAAATCAAGACAATTGA
- a CDS encoding response regulator: MIRVLIADDHHVVRRGLLFFLKTQKDIEVVGEAKNGHEAVSLAESIQPDIILMDLVMPEMDGIQATKRIKAKFPQIEILMLTSFSDRDHVVPAMEAGAAGYQLKDIEPDELVLSIRRIMRGENTLHPEATTTLEMDRQESQNAPHLLNPLTPREQDVLAELTKGKSNREIASSLFVTEKTVKTHISNIFTKLQVQDRTQAALYAVKHGLTEGSGI; encoded by the coding sequence ATGATACGTGTATTAATTGCAGACGATCATCATGTGGTGCGTCGAGGACTATTGTTTTTTTTAAAGACACAAAAGGATATTGAGGTTGTGGGAGAGGCGAAAAATGGGCATGAAGCTGTATCATTAGCAGAAAGCATTCAACCAGATATTATCTTAATGGATTTAGTGATGCCTGAGATGGACGGCATTCAGGCAACAAAACGCATCAAAGCAAAATTTCCACAAATAGAAATTCTAATGCTGACTAGTTTTTCGGATCGAGATCATGTAGTTCCAGCAATGGAGGCGGGAGCAGCAGGCTATCAGTTAAAAGATATTGAGCCAGATGAATTGGTCTTATCCATTCGTCGTATTATGCGTGGCGAAAATACATTGCATCCAGAAGCAACGACAACGCTTGAAATGGATCGTCAAGAGTCACAAAATGCACCACATTTATTAAATCCACTAACACCTCGTGAACAAGATGTGCTTGCAGAGCTGACAAAAGGAAAGAGTAATCGAGAAATTGCATCCTCACTTTTTGTCACAGAAAAAACAGTGAAAACGCATATTTCCAATATCTTTACAAAGCTACAAGTGCAAGACCGTACACAAGCAGCACTATATGCGGTGAAGCATGGTTTAACAGAGGGTAGCGGTATTTAA
- a CDS encoding effector binding domain-containing protein: MMMQSYCQSCGMPLVDEALLGSEKEGHKSQEYCTYCYEGGEFKQPQLTVKEMIEICVPHLQEDGMPENEARHMLTSFLPSLKRWRKDEWKEPKMVELESFQIIGISAQTSNANEMTAQAKIPQLWDHFYQQNISGQIAERKNNNIYGLYSDYETDVNGDYAVTLGVEVSSNDDETPAGLVVKTMPTAKYLVFTSEKGSLPEVVIQAWQEIWTWFANATVERTYTGDFELYDERCANPQEAQVDIYIAIK, translated from the coding sequence ATGATGATGCAAAGCTATTGTCAAAGCTGTGGTATGCCATTAGTAGATGAGGCATTATTAGGTAGTGAAAAAGAAGGGCACAAAAGTCAGGAGTATTGTACATATTGTTATGAGGGAGGAGAGTTTAAACAACCTCAATTAACAGTGAAAGAAATGATTGAAATATGCGTACCACATCTTCAGGAAGATGGTATGCCTGAAAATGAGGCACGTCATATGCTGACATCCTTTTTACCAAGTTTAAAACGATGGAGAAAAGATGAATGGAAAGAGCCAAAAATGGTGGAATTGGAGTCCTTTCAAATCATAGGAATTTCAGCTCAAACAAGTAATGCAAATGAAATGACAGCACAAGCTAAAATCCCACAATTATGGGATCACTTTTACCAACAAAATATTTCAGGCCAAATAGCTGAACGTAAAAATAACAATATTTATGGTTTGTATTCAGACTATGAGACGGATGTGAATGGAGATTACGCCGTTACACTAGGTGTAGAAGTGTCAAGCAATGATGATGAAACACCAGCTGGTTTAGTCGTTAAAACGATGCCAACAGCTAAATATTTAGTTTTTACATCTGAGAAAGGAAGCTTGCCAGAGGTTGTTATCCAAGCTTGGCAAGAGATTTGGACATGGTTTGCAAATGCTACAGTTGAACGAACATATACAGGGGATTTTGAATTGTATGATGAACGATGCGCTAATCCACAAGAAGCACAGGTAGATATTTATATCGCCATTAAATAA
- a CDS encoding cation diffusion facilitator family transporter: protein MELYTNLRQGEKGAWLSIGTYLILSSAKLTIGYIGTSEALKADGLNNTTDIIASIAVLIGLRIAQRPPDSNHQYGHLRAETVASLVASFIMLVVGLQVLINSLQNLWQPTGTTPSLLTAYVAIGSAVVMYVVYRYNLALSKKIKSAAVKAAAFDNRSDALVSIGTAIGIFGAIFGFPIIDSLTALIVAFLIIKTAVEIFWEAVQSLTDAFDIDEVETLSVLIRNVDGVIELLDFKGRAHGNMYFIDITVTVDPYLNVFESHRITEEIEHTIMRENRFCQVLVHIEPHVELIPPQNDDKSPTN from the coding sequence ATGGAGCTCTATACAAATTTACGGCAAGGGGAAAAAGGTGCTTGGCTATCCATTGGTACATATCTAATCCTAAGCTCTGCCAAACTTACTATTGGCTACATTGGTACATCAGAAGCATTAAAAGCAGATGGTTTAAACAATACCACGGATATCATCGCCTCCATCGCCGTACTGATTGGATTACGCATTGCTCAAAGACCGCCTGATTCTAACCACCAATACGGACATTTACGTGCTGAAACGGTTGCCTCTTTAGTTGCATCATTCATTATGCTTGTAGTCGGTCTCCAAGTACTTATTAATTCTTTACAAAATTTATGGCAGCCAACTGGTACAACACCTTCCCTGTTAACTGCTTATGTAGCAATCGGTAGTGCCGTTGTCATGTATGTCGTTTATCGCTATAATTTGGCACTATCTAAAAAAATTAAAAGTGCCGCTGTTAAGGCAGCAGCATTTGATAATCGCTCGGATGCCCTTGTTAGTATCGGCACAGCCATCGGTATTTTTGGAGCTATTTTTGGCTTTCCGATCATCGATTCTCTGACAGCCCTCATTGTTGCCTTTTTAATTATTAAAACAGCAGTAGAAATCTTCTGGGAAGCTGTTCAAAGTCTGACAGATGCATTTGATATTGATGAAGTGGAGACATTATCGGTCTTAATCCGTAATGTGGATGGTGTAATCGAGCTCTTGGACTTTAAAGGGCGTGCACATGGAAATATGTACTTCATCGACATAACGGTTACCGTTGACCCTTATTTAAATGTTTTTGAAAGTCACCGCATTACTGAAGAAATTGAGCATACCATTATGCGCGAAAATCGTTTTTGTCAGGTTCTTGTGCATATCGAGCCCCATGTAGAATTGATTCCTCCACAAAACGACGACAAATCTCCTACCAATTAA